ACGTGCGCGTGGGGCCCGGCGACGACGGGGCGGTGGTGGCGGGGGAGGGGATCGTGCTCTCCAGCGACCTGAGCGTGGAGGAGGTCCACTTCCGGCGCGACTGGCTTCCGCCGGAGGGGATCGGGTACCGCGCGGCCGCCGCGGCGCTCAGCGATCTGGCGGCGATGGCGGCGCGGCCCATCGGCGTGCTCGCCTCGCTCGCGGTGCCCAGGGGGGATGCGGGGGACTTTGCGGTGGAGGTGATGGAGGGGGTGCGGCGGGCCGCGGAGTCGGTCGGTGCGGTGGTGCTGGGCGGCGACCTCACGCGCTCACCCGGGCCCGTGATGCTGGACGTGACGGTCGTCGGCGAGGCGTCGCACCCCGTTCTCCGCTCCGGCGCGCGCATGGGCGACGAGGTGTGGGTGACGGGCGAGCTGGGCGCGGCGGCGGCGTGCGTGGAGCGCCTCCTGGCCGGGCGCCGTCCTCCAAGGGGCGCGTGGCCGCGCTTCGCCGAGCCGCGCCCCCGCGTGCAGGAGGCGCGCTGGCTGGCCGAGCGCGGGCTCCCCTCCGCCATGCTCGACCTGTCCGATGGCCTCGCGGGCGACGCGGCGCACCTGGCCGCGGCGAGCGGGGTGGCCATCCTCCTGGTGCGCGAGCTGGTGCCGGTGCACCCCGCCGTGCAGCTCCACACCCGCTCCCGTTCCCGCGCCGTCGAGATGGCGCTCGGCGGAGGCGAGGACTACGAGCTCTGCTTCACCGCCGCCGCGGGGAGCGTGGAGCCCCTCTGCCGCGAGTTCGAGCGGAGGTTCGACGTCTCTCTCCGCTCCGTGGGCCGCGTGGGCCACGGCGACGGCGTGTGGTGGGTGGACGCCGAGGGGCACCGGACTCCCCTCCGCAACCGCGGCTTCCGGCACTTCACCGGGGGGGAGTGAATCTGGGCGTCGGGGACAAAGCACCGGCGCCGCGTCGCCGGGGGCTGAAGCCCCCGGCTGGAACCACGCGAAGACGGCTGAAGCCGTCTCGTGATGCGCGATGTCGGGCCCGGAGCAGGCGCAGGCGGGGTTTGTGCTGTTGTTGAAGCGAGTTCACCTCCGACCCCGACTCCCGTCATCATGCGCATCTTCCTCGGCCTCTGCAGTGCCTCCATTCTCGCGGCGTGCGGGGGCGGCGCGGAGGGTATCGCGGTGCAGGGGGATTTCGCGCCGGGCGGCACGCTGCCCGGGCGCGTGTTCGCCATGGAGGCCGGCACGGACACCGAGGTGCGCGACAAGGCGTTCGAGCTCGGCGGGCTGGCGACGAGCCCCATCTCGCTGCGCCTGGTGCAGGGTGCCGACACGGTGGGGCGGATCGACATCGCGGATCTTCCGGCGGGTTCGCGCGCGGTGCTCCACGGTCTGCGCACCGATGCGCGCTCCGGACGCGCATTCCCATCCACGGTGGAGCTGACCGGCACGCAATCGGTCACGGTGAACGGCATCCGCATGATGAACGAGGGCGCCATCCCCGCCACCGTCGACGCCGACGGCGTGGTCCTCGCCGCCTCCGCGGATCGCCGGGCGCTCCTGGTGCGCCCGGCGAACGAGCAGCTTCCCGACCTGCGCGTCGTCGTCAGCCCCGTCACGGCGGTGGTCACGAGGGACAGCGCCGCCGCAGACATCAGCACCCTCTCGATCGGCGACTCCGTGCGCGTTGGGGGCAAACGGGAGCGCGGCTTCATCATCGCGGATCGCCTGACCCTCGCGCGCGACTCCGCCGCATCCACCGTGTCATCGGCGGACGGCGAGGATGAGCCGAGCGATACGGACCGATCGACCGCGTCCGGCTCTGGCGGGTCCTCCTCCGCGCCCGCTCGCACCTCCACCTCGGAGGCACCCGCCGCCCGCTCGCGGGCGCCCGCGGTAGTCACGCGCGCCCCCGCACCCACGGTCCGCGCCGCACCACAGGAGCGCGGGCGAGGGCAGGGACGAGCCCGTGCGCGTGAGCACGGTGCGGGGAACGGGAAACCGAAGAAGGGGAAGG
The window above is part of the Longimicrobium sp. genome. Proteins encoded here:
- the thiL gene encoding thiamine-phosphate kinase, with the translated sequence VRVGPGDDGAVVAGEGIVLSSDLSVEEVHFRRDWLPPEGIGYRAAAAALSDLAAMAARPIGVLASLAVPRGDAGDFAVEVMEGVRRAAESVGAVVLGGDLTRSPGPVMLDVTVVGEASHPVLRSGARMGDEVWVTGELGAAAACVERLLAGRRPPRGAWPRFAEPRPRVQEARWLAERGLPSAMLDLSDGLAGDAAHLAAASGVAILLVRELVPVHPAVQLHTRSRSRAVEMALGGGEDYELCFTAAAGSVEPLCREFERRFDVSLRSVGRVGHGDGVWWVDAEGHRTPLRNRGFRHFTGGE